A single Micromonospora luteifusca DNA region contains:
- a CDS encoding SMP-30/gluconolactonase/LRE family protein gives MNRPLRAALGGALTAALLTSVAVTPAQAHPGVRPPAVLALPDGFQPEGIATAGRYAYFGSRATGAIQRVDLITGRGTTIGAPTGTPSLGLKVDPRGRLFVSGGTGGDARVLDTRTGDVLARYQFATAPTFVNDVVLTRHAAYFTDSNRPVLYRLPLGRGGALPPADGFTTIALTGAYEQVGTGVNLNGITTTPDGKALIVVQSTTGTLYRVDPATGVSTVVDVPGHTFTNGDGLLLLGRTLYVVQNRLNQIAVVTLNHAGTAGTLTGTITDGNFDVPTTVAKALGRLYLPNARFTTPPTPTTPYTAVAVRTH, from the coding sequence GTGAACCGACCCCTCAGGGCCGCGCTCGGCGGCGCCCTGACCGCCGCCCTCCTGACCTCGGTCGCCGTCACGCCCGCGCAGGCGCATCCCGGAGTCCGGCCACCCGCTGTCCTCGCCCTACCCGACGGATTCCAGCCCGAAGGCATCGCCACCGCAGGCCGGTACGCCTACTTCGGCTCCCGCGCGACGGGCGCCATCCAGCGCGTCGACCTGATCACCGGCCGGGGCACGACGATCGGCGCGCCCACCGGCACCCCGTCGCTCGGCCTCAAGGTCGACCCGCGCGGGCGGCTGTTCGTCTCCGGCGGCACGGGCGGAGACGCCCGCGTGCTCGACACCCGCACCGGCGACGTGCTGGCCCGCTACCAGTTCGCCACCGCCCCGACGTTCGTCAACGACGTCGTCCTGACCCGCCACGCCGCGTACTTCACCGACTCCAACCGCCCGGTGCTCTACCGGCTGCCGCTCGGCCGCGGTGGCGCGCTGCCGCCCGCCGACGGCTTCACCACCATCGCGCTGACCGGCGCGTACGAGCAGGTCGGCACCGGCGTGAACCTCAACGGCATCACGACCACACCGGACGGCAAGGCGTTGATCGTCGTCCAGTCGACCACCGGCACGCTGTACCGGGTCGACCCGGCGACCGGCGTGAGCACCGTCGTGGACGTGCCCGGCCACACCTTCACCAACGGTGACGGGCTGCTGCTGCTCGGCCGCACCCTCTACGTCGTGCAGAACCGCCTCAACCAGATCGCGGTGGTCACGCTCAACCACGCCGGCACCGCCGGAACGCTCACCGGCACCATCACCGACGGAAACTTCGACGTCCCCACGACCGTCGCCAAGGCGCTCGGCCGGCTCTACCTGCCCAACGCCCGCTTCACCACGCCACCGACCCCGACCACGCCGTACACGGCCGTCGCGGTCCGCACCCACTGA
- a CDS encoding endonuclease/exonuclease/phosphatase family protein, translating to MADRSHRFLRRALAVCYLIAAACLPAGPSPTSSADTVEPTILRALQMNLCNSGRASCYTGQSLARAAEVISAEAPDLVTLNEICQDDVTALERVFATVHSGRTAVSAFQAARDRPSGGDTRCRNGQPYGVGLLTHVQTPDTPHAVYRGIHPTQDLADPEERPWLCVNVDSVLLACTTHLAATSYRVALAQCGHLLNTILPTIRRHGGYAPTVLSGDLNLRDGGYPDVRSCTPPDHQRIDDGALQHIIATFDIRLCCRKSLVMRGATDHPGLLATLSIDGSRPGRPPT from the coding sequence GTGGCCGACCGTTCCCACCGATTCCTGCGTCGCGCCCTGGCCGTCTGCTACCTGATCGCCGCGGCCTGCCTACCCGCCGGCCCGTCGCCGACCAGCTCGGCGGACACCGTCGAACCCACGATCCTGCGGGCGCTCCAGATGAACCTCTGCAACAGCGGCCGCGCCAGTTGCTACACCGGCCAATCGTTGGCCAGGGCCGCAGAGGTGATCAGCGCAGAGGCTCCGGATCTGGTCACCCTCAACGAGATCTGTCAGGACGACGTGACAGCCCTGGAGCGCGTCTTCGCCACCGTCCACTCCGGCCGGACCGCCGTGTCCGCGTTCCAGGCTGCCCGTGACCGCCCAAGCGGCGGCGACACACGGTGCCGCAACGGCCAACCGTACGGTGTCGGGCTGCTGACGCACGTGCAGACGCCGGACACCCCGCACGCCGTGTACCGCGGGATCCACCCGACGCAGGACCTCGCGGACCCCGAGGAACGACCCTGGCTCTGCGTCAACGTCGACAGCGTTCTGCTCGCCTGCACCACGCACCTGGCCGCAACCAGTTACCGCGTCGCGCTCGCCCAGTGCGGCCACCTCCTCAACACAATCCTGCCGACGATCCGCAGGCACGGCGGGTACGCACCCACCGTGCTGAGCGGCGACCTCAACCTCCGCGACGGCGGCTACCCCGACGTGCGGTCCTGCACCCCGCCAGACCATCAGCGCATCGACGACGGCGCGCTGCAACACATCATCGCGACATTCGACATCCGGCTTTGTTGCCGCAAATCCCTGGTCATGCGCGGGGCGACCGACCACCCCGGGCTGCTGGCCACCCTCAGCATCGACGGCAGCCGGCCCGGCCGCCCGCCGACCTGA
- a CDS encoding EamA family transporter, which translates to MPVTETLLPTPTPADTPSARRGGVAAVGLVLGGALSVQFGSAVAALLFPRTGVAGAVTLRLTISALLLLVVCRPRLRGYDRSAWLAAGAFGLALAGMNSLFYQAIERIPLGLTVTLEVLGPLALSVFSARRLASWGWAGLALTGVALLGQGGFDRLNPAGVAFAFGAGAMWAAYIVLSARVGGRFPGADGLALALTLAALVTLPLGIVDGGAVLLDPRVLALGTVLAVLASGLPYTLELLALRRMPTATFAVLMSLGPAIATLAGWLVLRQALTLLECAAIVLVIAASIGAVRVNAATAGRPRRR; encoded by the coding sequence GTGCCCGTGACCGAGACACTGCTGCCCACACCAACGCCGGCCGACACGCCATCGGCCCGGCGCGGGGGCGTCGCCGCCGTGGGCCTGGTGCTCGGCGGGGCACTGTCGGTGCAGTTCGGGTCCGCCGTGGCCGCATTGCTCTTCCCGCGCACCGGGGTGGCCGGCGCGGTGACCCTGCGGCTGACGATCTCGGCGTTGCTGCTGCTCGTCGTGTGCCGGCCCCGACTGCGCGGGTACGACCGGTCCGCCTGGCTCGCGGCGGGCGCGTTCGGGCTGGCGCTGGCCGGCATGAACTCGCTGTTCTACCAGGCCATCGAACGCATCCCGCTGGGCCTGACGGTGACGCTTGAGGTGCTCGGCCCGTTGGCACTGTCGGTGTTCAGCGCCCGACGACTGGCCAGCTGGGGCTGGGCGGGGCTGGCGTTGACCGGGGTGGCGCTGCTCGGGCAGGGCGGCTTCGACCGGCTGAACCCCGCCGGAGTTGCCTTCGCGTTCGGCGCGGGCGCGATGTGGGCCGCGTACATCGTGCTGAGCGCCCGGGTCGGCGGGCGGTTCCCGGGCGCGGACGGGCTGGCTCTGGCGCTGACCCTCGCCGCGCTGGTGACCCTGCCACTGGGCATCGTCGACGGCGGTGCGGTGCTGCTCGACCCACGGGTGCTGGCGCTCGGCACCGTCCTCGCGGTGCTCGCCTCCGGGCTGCCCTACACCCTGGAGTTGCTGGCGCTGCGGCGGATGCCCACCGCCACCTTCGCGGTGCTGATGAGCCTCGGCCCGGCCATCGCCACGCTCGCCGGGTGGCTGGTGCTGCGGCAGGCACTGACCCTGCTGGAGTGCGCCGCCATCGTGCTGGTCATCGCGGCCAGCATCGGAGCGGTACGGGTCAACGCAGCAACCGCAGGGCGCCCGAGACGGCGGTGA
- a CDS encoding DEAD/DEAH box helicase, giving the protein MSSPAERYAAARRQAAQAAQFPALDEFALDLGFDLDDFQREACQSLERGSGVLVCAPTGAGKTVVGEFAVHLALRGRPDDPAPADGASTPPARRKCFYTTPIKALSNQKYHDMVARYGAEQVGLLTGDNAINGDAPVVVMTTEVLRNMLYAGSSALQGLAYVVMDEVHYLADRFRGGVWEEVIIHLPASVTLVSLSATVSNAEEFADWLVTVRGETAVVVSEHRPVPLWQHMLVGKRMFDLFHDADAARKHDVHPELLRYTRETARRLELGEGRSAGPGAGRRGPRWRGPLRPDIVDRLDREGLLPAILFIFSRAGCAAAVQQCLAAGLRLTSPDERTEIRRVVESRVTAIPGEDLSVLGYWEWLDGLERGLAAHHAGMLPVFKEIVEELFVRGLVKAVFATETLALGINMPARCVVLERLVKYNGEAHVDLTPGEYTQLTGRAGRRGIDVEGHAVVVWSPETDPRHVAGLASTRTYPLRSSFRPSYNMAVNLVGTVGAEPARALLESSFAQFQADRSVVGLARQVQRNTETIEAYGAEAACHHGDFDEYFALRVAIADRERAIARQGQTQRKAAAVTSLERLRVGDVIRVPSGRRAGLAVVLDPATGGFGEPRPLVLTQDRWAGRVSPGDFTTPAEVLARIRVPKHFNHRSPGARRDLAAEVSGIGLDRHGGRRGGRSRQATGEDHRLTQLRSELRHHPCHACPEREDHARWAERRRRLERDTEELRERVSGRTGSLARTFDRIVALLTERGYLARDGAVTDAGRMLGRIWTEADLLVAECLRRGVWDGLSPSELAAAVSVVVFEARRDVDERASLPRGPVADAVDETLKLWGEIEADEAARGLTATREPDLGFAWPVYRWARGEALAKVLGSGHEMDAEMPAGDFVRWARQVVDLLGQLADSGGASPELRSTARQAIAAINRGVLAYHTSA; this is encoded by the coding sequence ATGTCGAGTCCCGCCGAGCGGTACGCAGCGGCGCGCCGCCAGGCCGCGCAGGCCGCACAGTTTCCGGCGCTTGACGAGTTCGCCCTTGACCTGGGGTTCGATCTCGACGACTTCCAGCGGGAGGCGTGTCAGTCGCTGGAGCGGGGCAGCGGTGTGCTGGTCTGCGCTCCCACCGGGGCCGGTAAGACCGTGGTCGGGGAGTTCGCGGTCCACCTGGCGTTGCGCGGGCGGCCCGACGACCCGGCACCCGCCGACGGGGCGTCCACCCCACCGGCCCGGCGCAAGTGCTTCTACACCACGCCGATCAAGGCGTTGTCCAACCAGAAGTACCACGACATGGTCGCCCGGTACGGCGCCGAGCAGGTTGGCCTGCTGACCGGCGACAACGCGATCAACGGTGACGCGCCGGTGGTGGTGATGACCACCGAGGTGCTGCGCAACATGCTCTACGCGGGCTCCAGCGCGCTGCAGGGGCTGGCGTACGTGGTGATGGACGAGGTGCATTACCTGGCCGACCGCTTCCGTGGCGGGGTGTGGGAAGAGGTGATCATCCACCTGCCCGCCTCGGTCACCCTGGTCTCGTTGTCGGCGACCGTCTCCAACGCCGAGGAGTTCGCCGACTGGCTGGTCACCGTGCGCGGCGAGACCGCCGTGGTGGTCAGCGAGCACCGGCCGGTGCCGCTGTGGCAGCACATGCTCGTCGGTAAGCGGATGTTCGACCTGTTCCACGACGCCGACGCCGCCCGCAAGCACGATGTGCACCCGGAGTTGCTGCGCTACACCCGGGAGACCGCCCGCCGGCTGGAGTTGGGTGAGGGCCGCAGCGCCGGCCCCGGTGCCGGCCGGCGTGGCCCGCGCTGGCGTGGCCCGCTGCGCCCGGACATCGTCGATCGACTCGATCGGGAGGGTCTGCTTCCGGCGATCCTGTTCATCTTCAGCCGGGCTGGTTGCGCCGCGGCGGTGCAGCAGTGTCTCGCCGCCGGGCTGCGGCTCACCTCGCCCGATGAACGGACCGAGATCCGCCGCGTCGTCGAGTCGCGGGTCACCGCGATTCCCGGCGAGGACCTGTCCGTGCTGGGTTACTGGGAGTGGCTCGACGGCCTGGAGCGTGGCCTGGCCGCCCACCACGCCGGCATGCTGCCGGTGTTCAAGGAGATCGTCGAGGAGTTGTTCGTCCGCGGTCTGGTCAAGGCGGTCTTCGCCACCGAGACCCTGGCGTTGGGCATCAACATGCCGGCCCGCTGCGTGGTCCTGGAACGATTGGTGAAGTACAACGGCGAGGCGCACGTCGACCTGACCCCGGGGGAGTACACCCAGCTCACCGGTCGGGCCGGTCGCCGTGGCATCGACGTGGAGGGACACGCCGTCGTGGTGTGGTCCCCGGAGACCGACCCACGGCACGTGGCCGGGCTCGCCTCCACCCGCACCTACCCGCTGCGCTCCAGCTTCCGGCCCTCGTACAACATGGCGGTGAATCTGGTCGGCACGGTCGGCGCGGAACCGGCCCGTGCTCTGCTGGAGTCCTCGTTCGCCCAGTTCCAGGCGGACCGGTCGGTGGTCGGCCTGGCCCGGCAGGTGCAGCGCAACACCGAGACCATCGAGGCGTACGGCGCGGAGGCCGCCTGCCACCACGGCGACTTCGACGAGTACTTCGCGCTGCGGGTGGCGATCGCGGACCGAGAGAGGGCGATCGCCCGGCAGGGCCAGACCCAGCGCAAGGCCGCGGCGGTGACGTCGTTGGAGCGGCTGCGGGTCGGCGACGTGATCCGGGTGCCGTCGGGCCGGCGGGCCGGATTGGCCGTCGTGCTGGACCCGGCGACCGGTGGGTTCGGTGAGCCCCGACCGTTGGTGCTCACCCAGGATCGTTGGGCCGGGCGGGTCAGCCCCGGCGACTTCACCACTCCCGCCGAGGTGCTGGCCCGGATCCGGGTGCCGAAGCACTTCAACCACCGTTCGCCGGGCGCCCGGCGGGACCTCGCCGCCGAGGTCAGCGGCATCGGCCTGGACCGGCACGGTGGCCGACGGGGTGGCCGTTCCCGGCAGGCGACCGGCGAGGACCACCGGCTCACCCAGCTCCGCTCCGAGCTGCGGCACCACCCCTGCCACGCCTGCCCAGAGCGGGAGGACCACGCCCGCTGGGCGGAGCGGCGTCGGCGGCTGGAGCGCGACACCGAGGAGTTGCGCGAGCGGGTCTCCGGGCGTACGGGGTCCCTCGCGCGGACCTTCGATCGGATCGTGGCGCTGCTGACCGAGCGCGGTTATCTCGCCCGCGACGGCGCGGTCACCGACGCCGGTCGGATGCTCGGTCGGATCTGGACCGAAGCGGACCTGCTGGTCGCCGAGTGCCTGCGCCGGGGTGTGTGGGACGGGCTGTCCCCGTCCGAGTTGGCAGCCGCGGTGTCCGTGGTGGTCTTCGAGGCGCGCCGCGACGTCGACGAACGGGCGTCGTTGCCGCGCGGGCCGGTGGCCGACGCGGTGGACGAGACGCTGAAGCTGTGGGGGGAGATCGAGGCCGACGAGGCGGCGCGCGGCCTGACCGCGACCCGGGAGCCGGATCTCGGCTTCGCCTGGCCTGTCTACCGGTGGGCGCGGGGCGAGGCGCTGGCCAAGGTGCTCGGCAGCGGTCACGAGATGGACGCTGAAATGCCCGCCGGTGACTTCGTCCGGTGGGCGCGACAGGTGGTCGACCTGCTCGGTCAGCTCGCCGACTCCGGGGGTGCCTCGCCGGAGTTGCGTTCGACCGCCCGACAGGCGATCGCGGCCATCAACCGGGGCGTCCTCGCGTACCACACCTCCGCCTGA
- a CDS encoding metalloregulator ArsR/SmtB family transcription factor, producing MPEAVGSIAPPAFVTAAGHPVRWRLLSELACGDLAVRELTALLGQPQNLVSYHLGKLRKAELVTVRRSSADGRDTYYSLDLAHCGDLLSGTGAALHPGLRLTHPRPAGSPTGRVLFLCTGNSSRSQMAEALLRDRTAGAVESFSAGSRPKPIHPHAVSVMAARGVDLAEARPKHSDEFTGQRFDHVITLCDRVKEVCPEFSGHPRRVHWSIPDPAVDPAGLPAFERVADELAQRIGFLLHTLAVRSEKDS from the coding sequence ATGCCAGAGGCAGTCGGCTCCATCGCGCCGCCCGCGTTCGTGACCGCCGCGGGGCACCCGGTGCGGTGGCGGCTACTGAGCGAGTTGGCCTGCGGTGACCTCGCGGTGCGCGAGTTGACCGCGCTGCTCGGCCAGCCACAGAACCTGGTGTCATATCACCTGGGCAAGCTGCGCAAGGCTGAGCTGGTGACTGTGCGGCGCAGCAGCGCCGACGGTCGCGACACCTACTACTCGCTCGACCTGGCCCACTGCGGGGACCTGCTGTCCGGCACCGGCGCCGCCTTGCATCCCGGGCTGCGGCTCACCCACCCCAGGCCAGCCGGTTCACCAACCGGGCGGGTGTTGTTCCTGTGTACGGGTAACAGCTCGCGTTCGCAGATGGCTGAAGCGTTGCTGCGAGACCGTACCGCCGGCGCCGTGGAGTCCTTCAGCGCGGGTAGCCGCCCCAAGCCGATCCATCCGCACGCGGTGAGTGTCATGGCCGCGCGCGGCGTCGACCTGGCCGAGGCCAGGCCCAAACACTCCGACGAGTTCACTGGTCAGCGGTTCGACCACGTGATCACCCTGTGCGACCGGGTCAAGGAAGTCTGTCCTGAGTTTTCCGGGCATCCGCGACGGGTGCACTGGAGTATCCCGGACCCGGCGGTCGATCCCGCCGGGCTGCCCGCGTTCGAGCGGGTCGCCGACGAACTCGCCCAGCGAATTGGTTTTCTGCTGCACACCCTCGCCGTCCGATCGGAGAAGGACTCATGA
- a CDS encoding MHYT domain-containing protein, giving the protein MADINHFEYGWITPALSYALSVLGSILGLICAGRIRTARTAGQRAWWGLLSAWALGGTAIWAMHFMAMLGFAVDGTRIRYDVPLTVASTAIAVVAVGIGLAIVGTGRLNPVRLVAGGVFTGAGVASMHYTGMAAMRLNGSLGYDTTRVVLSVVIAVVASTVALWLAMTVRRGLAIFGSALLMGIAVNGMHFTGMSALSVHRHQRTGEVTGASVSTLLVPIVVAVIFGVVGLLYALLAAPNDDDRAAAAYLDGRRVPEPAAATPVSAPDPVGLRARSTLGQPGTPFPSRRDTPPR; this is encoded by the coding sequence GTGGCGGACATCAATCACTTTGAGTACGGGTGGATCACACCCGCACTGAGTTACGCGTTGTCCGTGCTCGGTTCGATCCTCGGGCTGATCTGCGCCGGGCGTATCCGTACCGCGCGCACCGCCGGCCAGCGGGCCTGGTGGGGTCTGCTATCGGCCTGGGCACTCGGCGGCACCGCCATCTGGGCGATGCACTTCATGGCCATGCTCGGCTTCGCCGTCGACGGCACCCGGATCCGCTACGACGTGCCGCTGACCGTGGCCAGCACGGCCATCGCCGTGGTGGCGGTCGGTATCGGTCTGGCCATCGTGGGCACCGGCCGGTTGAATCCGGTACGACTGGTCGCCGGTGGCGTCTTCACCGGTGCCGGTGTGGCTTCCATGCACTACACCGGGATGGCGGCGATGCGCCTCAACGGCAGTCTCGGCTACGACACCACCCGCGTCGTGCTCTCGGTGGTCATCGCTGTCGTGGCATCCACCGTCGCGCTGTGGCTCGCGATGACCGTCCGACGAGGGCTGGCGATCTTCGGCTCCGCACTTCTCATGGGCATCGCCGTGAACGGCATGCACTTCACCGGGATGAGTGCCCTGTCGGTGCACCGCCATCAACGGACGGGCGAGGTGACCGGTGCCTCGGTGAGCACCCTGCTGGTGCCGATCGTGGTGGCCGTGATCTTCGGCGTGGTGGGTCTGCTCTACGCCCTGCTCGCCGCCCCGAACGACGACGACCGGGCCGCCGCCGCGTACCTGGACGGGCGACGGGTCCCGGAGCCGGCCGCCGCGACGCCGGTTTCTGCTCCGGACCCGGTCGGGTTGCGCGCCCGCTCGACCCTTGGCCAGCCGGGCACCCCGTTCCCGTCCCGCCGGGACACGCCACCCCGCTGA
- a CDS encoding HAD family hydrolase has translation MPDHAEPPQTPPPGSAEAVAAPRASRRPVKAVLFDFHGTLAQVEEPRQWVVEAAAACGVTLDRVRATSLADRLLTAGRAGGPLPARVPPRLAELWADRDLYQHAHRGAYTGLAETVDAGIDGFADALYERLLIAEGWQPYADTAPTLTALRDAGVRVAVVSNIGFDLRPHFDAWGLTDLVDAFVLSYEVGRCKPDPAIFWRACGMLGVDPEQTLMVGDTPADAGAVTAGCAVLVLPAADPGRENGLGAVLDLALPA, from the coding sequence GTGCCGGACCATGCCGAACCGCCCCAGACCCCTCCGCCGGGCAGCGCCGAGGCCGTCGCCGCCCCGCGGGCGTCCCGACGGCCCGTCAAGGCGGTGCTCTTCGACTTCCACGGCACCCTGGCTCAGGTGGAGGAGCCCCGGCAGTGGGTGGTGGAGGCCGCGGCGGCCTGCGGGGTCACCCTGGACCGGGTCCGCGCCACCTCGCTGGCCGACCGGCTGCTGACCGCCGGACGCGCCGGCGGCCCGCTGCCCGCGCGGGTGCCGCCCCGGCTGGCCGAGCTGTGGGCCGACCGGGACCTCTACCAACACGCCCACCGGGGCGCGTACACCGGGCTGGCCGAGACGGTCGACGCGGGCATCGACGGCTTCGCCGACGCGCTCTACGAGCGGCTGCTGATCGCCGAGGGCTGGCAGCCGTACGCGGACACCGCGCCCACGCTGACCGCACTGCGCGACGCCGGGGTGCGGGTGGCGGTGGTCAGCAACATCGGCTTCGACCTGCGACCGCATTTCGACGCGTGGGGGTTGACCGACCTGGTCGACGCGTTCGTGCTCTCGTACGAGGTGGGGCGCTGCAAGCCCGACCCGGCGATCTTCTGGCGGGCGTGCGGGATGCTCGGCGTCGACCCGGAGCAGACGTTGATGGTCGGTGACACACCGGCGGACGCGGGCGCCGTCACCGCCGGCTGCGCGGTGCTGGTGCTCCCCGCCGCCGACCCGGGCCGGGAGAACGGCCTGGGCGCCGTCCTGGACCTGGCCCTGCCGGCCTGA
- a CDS encoding VOC family protein: protein MTSYTDDGIVSVRYLVDDVAAAIDFYTSHLGFTPLSTFLPAFADVRRGNLRLLLSGPDSSAGRAMPDGRRPHSGGWNRIHLIVADIDAEVAQLRTAGIALRSEVITGPGGRQIVLDDPAGNPVELFEPARA from the coding sequence ATGACCAGTTACACCGATGATGGCATCGTCAGCGTGCGGTATCTCGTCGACGACGTCGCCGCCGCGATCGACTTCTACACCAGCCACCTCGGTTTCACCCCGCTCAGCACGTTCTTGCCCGCGTTCGCCGATGTGCGTCGTGGGAACCTGCGGCTGCTGCTGTCCGGCCCGGACAGCTCCGCCGGCCGGGCCATGCCCGACGGGCGGCGTCCGCATTCCGGCGGTTGGAACCGCATCCATCTGATCGTCGCCGACATCGACGCGGAGGTGGCCCAGTTGCGCACCGCAGGCATCGCACTTCGCAGCGAGGTCATCACCGGTCCGGGCGGCCGGCAGATCGTTCTGGACGACCCGGCCGGCAATCCGGTCGAGCTCTTCGAGCCCGCCCGTGCCTGA
- a CDS encoding diacylglycerol kinase, whose translation MLPVTADDHLPGPVAVLANPTAGRGRHRSLLPRLLDGLAAAGRAVRLLPASSPAEAEAACRAAVADGAGALVTIGGDGTVHRALQAVAGTDVPFGPIPAGTGNDFALDTGFPADPLVAADVIASALRDGRSRPVDLARMTGADGMERWYGAVLGAGFDAIVNERANRMRWPRGPRRYDLAILVELARLRPRRYTLRLDGVPHELDAVLVAVGNCPTYGGGMRICPDADPTDGLLDVVVAGRVNRRTLIRVKPRIYQGTHVSHPLVRSFRARTVELAAAGITTYADGERSLDLPVTITAVSGALRLLR comes from the coding sequence GTGCTGCCCGTGACCGCAGACGATCACCTGCCCGGCCCGGTCGCCGTGCTCGCCAACCCGACCGCTGGTCGGGGACGGCACCGCTCTCTGCTGCCCCGGCTTCTGGACGGTTTGGCCGCTGCCGGTCGGGCAGTCCGGTTGCTGCCGGCGTCCAGCCCCGCCGAGGCGGAGGCAGCCTGCCGTGCCGCGGTCGCCGATGGTGCTGGCGCCCTGGTGACGATCGGCGGGGACGGCACCGTGCACCGGGCGTTGCAGGCCGTCGCCGGTACCGACGTGCCGTTCGGTCCGATCCCCGCCGGCACCGGCAACGACTTCGCCCTGGACACCGGGTTTCCGGCCGACCCGCTGGTGGCGGCGGACGTGATCGCGTCAGCGCTGCGCGACGGCCGGAGCCGGCCGGTCGACCTGGCCCGGATGACCGGGGCCGACGGTATGGAGCGCTGGTACGGGGCGGTGCTCGGGGCCGGGTTCGACGCGATCGTCAACGAGCGGGCCAACCGGATGCGCTGGCCGCGCGGCCCCCGCCGCTACGACCTGGCGATCCTGGTCGAGCTGGCCCGGCTGCGGCCCCGGCGCTACACGCTGCGCCTCGACGGGGTGCCGCACGAGTTGGACGCGGTGCTGGTGGCCGTGGGCAACTGCCCGACGTACGGCGGGGGTATGCGGATCTGCCCCGACGCCGACCCGACCGACGGGCTGCTCGACGTGGTGGTGGCTGGCCGGGTCAACCGGCGGACCCTGATCCGGGTGAAGCCGCGCATCTACCAGGGCACCCACGTCAGCCATCCGCTCGTGCGCAGCTTCCGTGCCCGCACGGTGGAGTTGGCCGCCGCGGGCATCACCACGTACGCCGACGGGGAACGCTCCCTGGACCTGCCGGTGACGATCACCGCCGTCTCGGGCGCCCTGCGGTTGCTGCGTTGA